From candidate division KSB1 bacterium, one genomic window encodes:
- a CDS encoding DUF47 family protein yields MPILFKSTKMLETQIDEFLDAVSQGALVFEQGIKSYFENQKVNFEENMITIRDLENKADTLRRRIESHLYTHSLIPEHRGDVLGLLENLDNVIDTAKGTLNYFSVETPDIHMELIKDFVELTDKAALAAESIVLAARAFLRDVNAVKDHLHKVYFYEKEADKIADRLKRHIFKLKINLSNKMHLTNFVQHVDFLADRSEEVADRLSIYSIKRSV; encoded by the coding sequence ATGCCCATCCTTTTTAAATCCACGAAAATGCTGGAAACTCAAATCGATGAATTTCTGGATGCTGTTAGCCAGGGTGCTTTGGTATTTGAACAAGGCATCAAAAGTTATTTTGAAAATCAGAAAGTCAACTTTGAAGAAAATATGATCACGATTAGGGACTTGGAAAACAAAGCCGATACTTTGCGGCGGCGCATTGAGAGCCATCTTTATACCCACTCCCTGATTCCTGAACATCGCGGCGACGTGCTGGGACTGCTGGAAAACCTGGACAACGTCATCGATACCGCAAAAGGTACACTCAACTACTTTTCAGTCGAAACGCCGGATATTCACATGGAGCTCATAAAAGATTTTGTTGAACTGACTGACAAAGCTGCGCTGGCAGCCGAATCAATTGTTCTGGCAGCACGTGCTTTCTTACGGGATGTAAATGCTGTTAAAGACCACTTGCATAAAGTCTATTTTTATGAAAAAGAAGCGGACAAAATCGCCGACCGGCTCAAACGTCACATCTTCAAATTGAAAATAAATTTAAGTAACAAGATGCACCTGACCAATTTTGTGCAGCATGTCGATTTTCTCGCCGATCGCTCCGAAGAAGTGGCCGACCGTCTCTCCATCTACAGCATCAAACGAAGCGTTTAA
- a CDS encoding inorganic phosphate transporter, translating to MIFLFLSSGLFLGWSLGANDAANVFGTAVGSKMIRFKTAALLCGVFVILGAVISGAGAAHTLGRLGSINAIAGSFTVAASAGFTVFWMSKLKVPVSTSQAIVGAIIGWNIYTGSATNQQTLTKIVSTWILCPVLAGVFAMILYLAFKFFFNNVKIHLLKLDLYTRVGLIIVGAFGAYSLGANNIANVMGVFMSVSPFQDLHIFGPLTLTGVQQLFFLGGIAIAVGVYTYSQKVMETVGSNLFKLSPEAALVVVLANALVLFLFASQGLANWLTSVGLPSLPLVPVSSTQAVIGAILGIGILKGAKGINYGLLGEIAMGWLATPIFAGILTSIALFFVQNVFNLQVSLQH from the coding sequence ATGATCTTCCTTTTTCTATCAAGCGGACTTTTTCTGGGCTGGTCCCTCGGCGCCAATGATGCGGCAAACGTCTTCGGGACTGCCGTCGGTTCGAAAATGATCCGGTTCAAAACCGCAGCCTTGCTTTGTGGTGTTTTCGTCATTTTGGGAGCGGTAATAAGCGGGGCAGGCGCAGCTCACACGCTTGGCCGTCTCGGCTCTATCAATGCAATCGCAGGCTCATTCACGGTTGCCGCTTCCGCCGGGTTTACCGTCTTCTGGATGTCAAAGCTGAAAGTCCCGGTTTCGACTTCCCAGGCCATCGTCGGGGCAATCATCGGATGGAATATTTATACCGGTTCGGCCACAAATCAGCAAACTTTAACAAAAATCGTATCCACCTGGATTCTTTGTCCTGTTCTGGCCGGTGTGTTTGCGATGATCCTTTATTTAGCATTTAAATTTTTCTTCAACAATGTAAAAATTCACCTGCTTAAATTAGATCTGTACACCCGCGTAGGGTTGATCATTGTGGGAGCTTTTGGCGCTTACAGCTTAGGTGCAAACAATATCGCCAACGTCATGGGGGTTTTTATGTCTGTTTCACCATTCCAGGATTTACACATTTTCGGCCCGTTAACACTAACTGGAGTTCAGCAGCTCTTTTTTCTTGGGGGGATTGCAATCGCAGTCGGTGTCTATACCTATTCCCAAAAAGTCATGGAAACAGTCGGCAGTAACTTATTTAAACTCTCGCCTGAGGCCGCTCTGGTTGTTGTGCTGGCCAATGCACTCGTTCTTTTTCTTTTTGCTTCTCAAGGACTGGCAAATTGGCTCACTTCCGTAGGACTTCCTTCTCTGCCACTTGTCCCGGTTTCCAGCACCCAGGCGGTCATCGGAGCAATTTTAGGCATTGGCATTTTGAAAGGCGCGAAAGGCATCAACTATGGTCTACTCGGCGAAATTGCTATGGGCTGGCTGGCTACTCCGATTTTCGCAGGGATTCTCACATCTATTGCGCTTTTCTTTGTGCAGAATGTGTTTAATTTGCAAGTGAGCCTTCAACATTAG
- a CDS encoding FAD binding domain-containing protein encodes MPIHFWLNNHEVTTKEPAGRLVLDYLRQKERLVGTKEGCKEGDCGACMVLIGELSGNQVEYKPVTSCLMPVGELHGKHLVTIEGLNLEKLTPVQQAIVDEGGSQCGFCTPGIVVSLTGYLMQPWCELNAEGIKYALGGNLCRCTGYASLMRAGSRLLKQFGNGAAGNGKKAQNPIKTLIKQKALPDYFQTIPERLKKIPSFEQKNSRTKPETFVAGGTDIYVQRGDELPDSQVDVLNLRPEMKEIRVKNGKFYVGALTTFEEFAVHPEIKKVLPDMPKYNLLNASWQIRNRATLGGNIVNASPIGDMTALLLALECDLVLKNGKKQRTVPMKSFFKGYKVLEKSPSEILTEIIFPVPDKKTKVHFEKVSKRKTLDIASVNSAIKVRVEKGTIQAIEMSMGGVAPIPLFMNKTCEYLKDKPVNRQTILDVLYIAMSEISPISDIRGSAEYKRLLVRQFIIAHFTKLYPEFVTVREFYETH; translated from the coding sequence ATGCCAATCCATTTTTGGTTAAATAACCACGAAGTTACCACTAAAGAACCTGCCGGCAGATTGGTGCTCGACTACCTGCGCCAAAAGGAACGCCTTGTTGGAACCAAAGAAGGATGCAAAGAAGGGGACTGCGGGGCCTGCATGGTTTTGATTGGGGAATTGTCCGGCAATCAAGTTGAATACAAACCGGTGACCTCCTGTCTCATGCCGGTCGGCGAGCTGCACGGCAAGCACCTCGTCACCATCGAAGGACTTAATCTCGAAAAGCTCACCCCGGTTCAACAAGCCATCGTTGATGAGGGTGGCAGTCAGTGCGGTTTTTGCACGCCGGGAATCGTTGTTTCCTTAACGGGTTATTTAATGCAGCCCTGGTGTGAACTTAATGCTGAGGGTATTAAATATGCTCTTGGGGGAAATTTGTGCCGTTGTACCGGATACGCTTCGTTAATGCGTGCCGGCAGCCGGCTCCTCAAACAATTCGGAAATGGCGCTGCCGGAAATGGCAAAAAAGCTCAAAATCCAATTAAAACTTTAATTAAACAGAAAGCTCTCCCCGATTATTTTCAAACGATTCCTGAACGCCTGAAAAAAATACCTTCCTTTGAACAAAAAAATAGCAGAACGAAACCCGAAACCTTTGTGGCTGGCGGTACGGATATTTATGTTCAAAGAGGGGATGAACTGCCTGATTCGCAAGTCGATGTCCTGAACCTGCGTCCGGAGATGAAAGAGATTCGCGTTAAAAATGGCAAATTTTATGTTGGCGCTTTGACTACTTTTGAAGAATTTGCTGTACATCCTGAGATTAAAAAAGTCCTTCCCGATATGCCAAAATACAACTTGCTGAATGCATCGTGGCAAATTCGCAATCGCGCGACTTTAGGCGGCAACATCGTTAACGCCTCGCCCATCGGAGACATGACTGCGCTTTTACTTGCATTAGAGTGCGATCTGGTTTTGAAGAACGGCAAAAAGCAGCGGACAGTCCCGATGAAGTCATTCTTTAAAGGATATAAAGTTCTTGAAAAAAGTCCTTCTGAAATTTTAACTGAAATTATTTTTCCCGTGCCTGATAAGAAAACCAAAGTTCATTTTGAAAAAGTTTCGAAAAGAAAAACGCTCGATATTGCTTCTGTGAACAGTGCGATTAAAGTTCGGGTTGAAAAGGGAACGATTCAGGCCATTGAAATGAGTATGGGCGGGGTCGCGCCAATCCCGCTTTTTATGAACAAGACTTGCGAATACTTAAAAGACAAACCGGTTAATAGACAAACCATTTTAGACGTATTGTATATTGCAATGAGCGAAATCTCGCCGATCAGCGATATCCGCGGCTCGGCTGAGTATAAGAGACTTTTGGTACGGCAATTTATCATCGCTCATTTTACCAAGCTTTATCCCGAATTTGTAACTGTGAGGGAGTTTTATGAAACACATTGA
- a CDS encoding (2Fe-2S)-binding protein yields MSKEDVKEPRGKVSRRTFLKGMGSGFIGTSAISTGLFNKEAVAAILEPETERISEPQMIQLHINGKKHTVRVEPRTTLLGVLRDGLDLTGTKEVCDRGQCGACTVMLDGKTMLSCMILAVDARGKKITTVEGLADGQNLSPVQQAFAEKDALMCGFCTPGLVMSATALLHNNPNPNLDEIKQGLSGNLCRCGTYPKVFEAVQSAKKISRKGG; encoded by the coding sequence ATGTCAAAAGAAGACGTTAAGGAACCCCGCGGAAAAGTTTCCCGACGAACCTTCCTCAAGGGTATGGGAAGCGGCTTCATCGGCACGTCTGCGATTTCCACCGGGTTGTTCAACAAAGAGGCAGTTGCAGCCATTCTGGAACCCGAAACCGAGCGTATTTCCGAACCCCAAATGATTCAGTTGCACATTAACGGTAAAAAGCACACTGTGCGAGTCGAGCCGCGAACCACTCTGCTGGGCGTTTTGCGCGACGGATTGGATCTCACCGGCACGAAAGAAGTATGCGACCGTGGTCAATGTGGCGCCTGCACGGTGATGCTCGATGGCAAAACCATGCTATCCTGTATGATACTAGCGGTGGATGCACGCGGCAAAAAAATCACGACGGTTGAAGGTTTGGCCGATGGCCAGAATCTTTCACCGGTTCAACAAGCTTTTGCTGAAAAAGACGCCCTGATGTGCGGCTTTTGTACTCCCGGATTAGTGATGTCCGCGACAGCGCTGCTACACAACAATCCTAACCCGAATTTGGATGAGATTAAACAAGGACTTTCGGGAAATCTCTGCCGCTGCGGAACCTATCCAAAAGTGTTTGAAGCAGTACAGAGTGCAAAGAAAATTTCGCGGAAAGGAGGGTGA
- a CDS encoding molybdopterin-dependent oxidoreductase, with protein sequence MAKWKSLDQMSILSRYYPRLDAPDKVTGQAKYVYDQAPKGMLFGAILSSPHPAAKIVEIDDSKVRQLPGVKAVLTDVHPTGTIRYVGEEVAAVAATTYEIAEDALDLFQVEYEVLPCAADLNTAMKDGAPRVFSDRSNFRDPRVRGEGDIEAGFTEADEIIESEFRTQVQTHSCLEPHGSMAMWEGDELIVWDSTQAVHGVREGLAKFLEMPVNKVRVICEHMGGGFGSKLQAGRYSAIAARLAKQANAP encoded by the coding sequence ATGGCCAAATGGAAAAGTTTAGATCAAATGTCGATTTTGAGCAGGTATTACCCTCGCCTCGACGCACCAGATAAAGTCACGGGGCAGGCAAAATATGTCTACGACCAAGCACCTAAGGGAATGTTGTTTGGTGCTATTCTGAGCTCACCGCATCCTGCCGCCAAAATTGTTGAAATAGATGATTCAAAAGTTCGCCAGCTTCCTGGAGTCAAAGCGGTTTTAACAGATGTTCACCCAACCGGCACGATTCGTTATGTCGGCGAAGAAGTCGCTGCAGTGGCCGCCACAACATATGAAATTGCTGAGGATGCCCTAGATTTATTTCAAGTCGAGTACGAAGTGCTGCCGTGTGCAGCGGATTTAAATACAGCTATGAAGGATGGCGCACCTCGGGTGTTTAGTGACCGCAGCAACTTTAGAGATCCCAGGGTGCGGGGCGAGGGCGACATCGAAGCGGGTTTTACTGAGGCGGATGAAATTATTGAAAGCGAATTTCGCACCCAGGTTCAGACCCATTCCTGTCTGGAACCCCACGGCAGTATGGCCATGTGGGAAGGTGACGAGTTAATCGTCTGGGATTCCACACAGGCGGTTCATGGTGTGCGCGAAGGGTTAGCAAAATTTTTGGAAATGCCCGTTAACAAAGTTCGGGTCATTTGCGAACATATGGGAGGCGGTTTCGGTAGTAAACTGCAGGCGGGCAGATATTCCGCAATTGCGGCTCGGTTAGCAAAACAAGCAAATGCACCT